Below is a window of Chloroflexota bacterium DNA.
GCGGAAAACTCAGTATAGACATTGTCCTGAGACTAGAGAAGGCAGAACCGCCCACCACCAAGGATACTACGTCCCCTTCAGCAATACCTTTACGAAAGAGAATTAGAGTCAATGATATTGTCCGCCGCGCCATAGACCTTGTGGGGCAGGTGAATGTAGTGACGTTTAGTGCCCAGGACATCGACCTTGTTGCTGGCACACCCAGCCTCTGTCGACGCTACCTTGATCTGGTAAACTCCCAGACCGATTCCAACTACCTGCGTTCTCTGCAGAGATACAACCGCGTCCTGCTGCAACGTAATCACCTGCTCAAACTGCTGCAAGAGCACCAAGCCCAACTCGATCAGCTGCAATTTTGGGACAAGGAACTGGTGGAAAACGGCTCCTACATAGTGATGCAACGACGACGTTTGGTGACAGCACTTAATAAACTGGCCCTGGAAATCCACAGTGAGCTCAGTGGCAAAACAGAAAAACTGGAAATAGTCTATCTGCCGAGTATAGATAAGGATGAGAGCCTCGTCGAAATCGAATCCCGGTTTCGCCAGGCACTGTACCAAACCCGAAGAAAAGAAATTGCAGCAGGGATGACCCTGGTCGGTCCTCACCGAGATAGTCTCCAATTTCAAGTCAACGAGGCTGATATGAGCAGATACGGAAGTCGAGGGCAGCAGCAAACAGTCATCCTCTCCCTCAAGCTCGCCGAGGCAAGGTATATACAAACCAAGGTGGGTGACTCTCCGATCATGCTTCTGGACGATGTATTCTCGGAGCTTGATCACCATCGGCGTCAGCACCTGCTGGAATCCATCGTATCCTTCCAACAGGTGCTGATTTCAGCCGTAGACCTCGATTGTTTTGAGCCTTCTTTCCTAGCTCAGACCACTCAGTTCCGAGTAAGGCAGGGAACTATAGAGTCAGCTTAGATTCCGACCTTCGGCAACTTAGTCAATGCCTCCTC
It encodes the following:
- the recF gene encoding DNA replication/repair protein RecF; translated protein: MRIVRLGLTNFRNYRQLELRLPPRLVVIQGDNAQGKTNLLEAIHMLATTKSHRASSDRDLIHQAATREDLSFARISADVQRERGKLSIDIVLRLEKAEPPTTKDTTSPSAIPLRKRIRVNDIVRRAIDLVGQVNVVTFSAQDIDLVAGTPSLCRRYLDLVNSQTDSNYLRSLQRYNRVLLQRNHLLKLLQEHQAQLDQLQFWDKELVENGSYIVMQRRRLVTALNKLALEIHSELSGKTEKLEIVYLPSIDKDESLVEIESRFRQALYQTRRKEIAAGMTLVGPHRDSLQFQVNEADMSRYGSRGQQQTVILSLKLAEARYIQTKVGDSPIMLLDDVFSELDHHRRQHLLESIVSFQQVLISAVDLDCFEPSFLAQTTQFRVRQGTIESA